Genomic DNA from Phosphitispora fastidiosa:
GCGCGAAAATCTCGGCGACCGTGCCCAAGAAGATCAGTTCCTTGTCATGCAGCGAGCCGTCAGCCTTGGCGATGTGGAAAAGGCCGTCGAGAATATCTTCGAGCATCTTGCAGTTCGGCTTGCCGGTACCGCACAGGGAG
This window encodes:
- a CDS encoding TerB family tellurite resistance protein, giving the protein EIFHVPPRYQDQVTRLYNLAKQDVAGYETYAAQLASLCGTGKPNCKMLEDILDGLFHIAKADGSLHDKELIFLGTVAEIFA